The genomic stretch TTTCTCAAAAGGCCGGGCTTTCTGGGCATTTGAATCTTGTAGTTTCTGAACGGGCCTAGTTTTTTGGTCGGACCTAACCTCTAACTCGGGCCGGCGGGGCTCAAGGGGGTGGATTTTAAGTTTGTTTGAGTGGGTTGGGAGGCGAAGAGAGGCCTTGACGTCAGATCTTGGAAGAGGATTGGTGAGTTGGCGAACGATGACGTCATATTTGGGTTTACTGATCTGAATACGAGCCACCGATGGTGAGAGGAAGgcgaaaaagaagaagagaagggcAACGGAGACGGTAAGTCTGGCCAtggttaatttatttttgttttattattattcactGCTACGATAAACAACCTgtgaaatatgtatatatatacatacctaagTGTAATTAGTTGGCGTTAAAGATGGGGAGGAATTGGTTTCACCGTGAAATTTTGCATAACCATAGGGGCTTTTGAAATTGTCATCCGCTTGTTTTGGTGAGGTGAACATTTTTAGCTCcttactaattaatttattgcCATTTCTTTGTGAAGTTAATaacttaatatataaatatatctcaTAGGTCTAACCACTTCAACTCCAATAGTGTGTATCAGACTATCAGTGTATGTATAAATAAGGAATTAATATTAAGTGTAGCACCATGCATGTGTTAACCCAACCTAATTAACAGTTTAGTTCTTGTTTAATTATGCCATATATATTAACCAACCGATCGGAGAATGAATAGGCCAACTGGCTAGCTAACTTGATCATGCTTTAGCTAAAATGGTTGGCTCGACCAGGCCGCCCTCCATGGTAGCCTACGTACAAGGAGGGTGGCTGGCGCTCACGTGGGTGAAAATGAAGGAGTGATCGAGTGCGTTTAGGCTTAGCTTGTATGTACGCTAGAGATGAGACAATGATCAACTGGACGAACTTACGTCGTCATGGTTTGCGGCTAACCTGgctggctatatatatatatatatatatatNatatatatatatatatatatatatatatatatatatatatagaattttattcaaatgtggccgcgcccttacgtgcggccgtgcggtttacaccactcaatgttaagaaatgcaccactcaatgttattgagtggtgcatttcatatttaagaaacacaccactcaatgtattgagtggtgtatttcgtaacattgagtggtgcatttcttaacattgactggtgtaaaccgcacggccgcacgtaagggcgcggccacacctgaacatgaccctatatatatatatatatatatatatatatatatatatatatatatatatatatatatatatagggtcatgttcaggtgtggccgcgcccttacgtgcggccgtgcggtttacaccagtcaatgttaagaaatgcaccactcaatgttacgaaatacaccactcaatacattgagtggtgtgtttcttaaatatgaaatgcaccactcaataacattgagtggtgcatttcttaacattgagtggtgtaaaccgcacggccgcacgtaagggcgcggccacatttgaataaaattctatatatatatatatatatatatatatatatatatatatatatgggaaattaaaataatgaagctaagctaagctatGAATTGTGCATGGTTCgcaattatatatgcatggcGTATGGTGGTTACGTTGCGGATCCAAGTGGCATGGTGCAATGATTTAGctagttctctctctctcacacacatatatatatattgacaccAGAAATATTGAAGCTGAGAAAGAGATCATATCGAAAATAGCGTGGGTAATTAAGGTGctataaaaacaaattatacagtaaaattgttagaaaaaatttataattttttgacaTAAAAAAAACCTGTTATTGGAAAATTAGAGCCAAAAAGGAGCAACGAAATCTGCAGGAATGCCATTTCAAGATTGAACCCTAGATTCAGAGTCAGATGCTCTAGATAGTCAAAGTATGAGCCACCTGATTCACTGAACACTTTATATGACAACAAGAGACTAAGCTAAAGCGTGACATAAGGAAAAAGCAGtggaaataaaaatgattaagatAAGAAAGACTGAGAGATTTTATGGCTAGGACTTGAATTACTTCTGTGCAATTAGATTCCAGTCTTACTCGTACTAGTACAATCCTTGAGCCATGAGAAAGCTTCTTTGAAGCCAGAGCTTCAACCATAAAGATGTAACCAAACAGAGGAGACAATGGATCACACCTTCCTCTCATGTAAAGCTTCATTAGATATGGCTCTCCCCTAGCTTGCCTCTCAATGATCCAAGGATACTCAAGCATTCAATAGTAGTGGCTCCAGGGCGGCTAGTTTTTGCTATGCgccaaatgaaaaagaattacaattattttgtaattataattaattttcagtAGATCCACTTCTAATTTGGATTTCATCAAAGTAGATAAAAGTTTTTATAATTATgaggtttaatttgatatattataggttcaaaataagtaataagtgAATGTGAAGTTAATAATTTTCAAAGTGTAGTGTATCAAATTGGGAGGATTTTTTAATTATACCGAGTATTATttcttttgtcccacattaaaAATAGACGTGGATTTgcattagtgtatatataattaaactgTCATGTGTAAAATATAATGAGAAGCAATCAGGGTGGACAAAATAAAATGCAACCTTAATTATGTGCTAAAATCAGTGttattgttcatttgtttgttgTCGCACGTGTGAGACAATCAGTGCACCCTCTGAATTTCATTTATTGGGTCGTATAGTACTGAAAACTTGAGAAAGTACTTTGTACTTATTCATCATTGTTCCTACCATGTGACCGACTGATGTCAGTCAGTCTTACACGttcgatttatttatttagtctgtattttatttatgtattatggAGTACAATTATATTCTATCTCACCAATGAAATTAATCGAATCAAAtttctattaaattttattgaaaaaataaatctttGAAAAATGTTATGGAACACGCATGAGTTAAGGTAGGTgttattgcatatatataaattagagTCCTATTATACATGCAACAACAAACGAGtttttatatgaaatatttatGGCAGAGGTGGCCACGGGCTGGTTCAAAGTTGAACCAATTCTGAATCGGTCCAAAAAAGCCTGAGCTTCAATGTGCTTATCTAAACCTGAACTCGCTTATAGAGGGTCGGTTCAggtcttataaaaaaaatagcccAGAGCCCAGCTCGGAACCATCTCAGGCAATCCAGACCTGGGTCTAGGCCCGGACAAAATCTAGCATgaactttataaattatataataaacttTATAGTATTTATaagttatcaaataatattacaagtcttataaaatgttttaatagtacaagttcaaatgTCATTAAAgtcttataaatttttaattttgtagaaaattatattaattttttattttgagattaatggttaacatattattttaaacaaaaatattaactttGAAAAGCGCGcgtgagtgtatatatattaagtagCATTATTATATCAAAAGGTTGAAGTAGTTTAAGTGGTAAGAACTTTCCTTGTTAATCATGAGATCACTATTCATATCAAGTAAGAATTTTTTTCCCCTactataaaattttacaatactaGAGTAATAAGAATTAAGCTTGTGCATAGCCCGGAAAACCTAAAAAAACTTTCAAACCTAAAACCAAAAAATCAAGGCTAATGGGTATACGAACCCGAATATGGGTTATTCGACCCGTCGTGAGCTAAATGTCAGGTATTTATAACTGGGTTGGAGGTTGTAAAATTTTCCCAGACCTGTCTGAATATCCGAAATATGTTTAGATTTTATGTGTGCTATATATTGTTGGGAATATAACCCTAAGGAAAGattatttctaataaataacaagcacaagaaaatgaaaagttaGGGTTTAGTTCAAGTTGAACGAAAcactctttccttaaaaccttatttgctactcCCCTTTTGGTGCTAGAAGccttgtagcctaggtttcccaggataaaacgaaCTACAACTTAtggtttgagcactcaaacaataATTCCAGCAAACTAGAACAATGGTATGAAGTATGCACACATCAATTTTGGAGGAAGATGATGAGCAGAGATTTTTGAGAGCAAAATGTAGGCGGTATATGTTCTTGTGAAAATTCAATTGCTCAATGAAGCTTATATATGAGATAGAAGGATTAACTAGCATTTATCAATTATCATGACATTTACACTGGTTTTAAAACCGCCCTGTAACCTTCATaacaaacaaatatttattctgaaaattaattctaaaatttaaaattggaattaattcgaATTTAATTCCGTAGTATTAGACAAATATTTATTCtgaaaattaattctaaaatttaaaatttgaattaattcgAATTTAATTCGACATCCGTCTAAAAgggtcttgtatatatatatagtgatgcaaatcccattattttttcaatgtgtGACGAGTGCTTGTTCTAAGCCTTTCTACGTGCCTtcattttctaactcaaatgaatctactttgagaatcaatttctcatttactTATTATTCGTTCCAATCGTACAAtttatcaatctcttcgtctcactatgAAGAACCAGAATATACTTTGACCCAACGCAAATTAGAAGTAGACCctacacatatatttgtatccCACTATATATAACACCatttctcttcaaaccctagACTTAGTGGTGTGAGAAATAATAGTGATTCTTCATATTCCAAAGGAAAAAGGAGAGATCCACACCTTTGAAGAGGAGAATCATATCAAGGTAGAAAATAGAAGTTTGGAAACTTCAATTCACACCAAAAGGCAAAAGAAAAAATCGGAAGAACATCCTTCGGGAGATCATAATCTCTTCTATTTCACTCgactttctttgtttcttgcattTTCATTAACACTTCTATAATAGAGACCATATTAACCATGGTTAGCTAAAGTAACTTTGGAATTTTTTGGGTGAAATGAGtatatgaacctatgtgccttgttcttaaattttttaatgaaatatatataattgggttTCATCtcttgtgttgcaattgtgatttatattatttatacttgTAATTAAAGATCCAAATTATATGTTTCCTTGCTTtttgatatctgctattttgtacaattattcaccccttattctagttgttttgaatgttattttctgtatcctagtgaaattggaaACTgtttgtgttatattgtccaagtgctgaattatctacaaggaacaacaaaggaagaatattggaacattttggacaagttctggaagaaaaaggaattacaaggaagaatacaagttggaaaagaattggaagatgcctaatgggccaaggcccatctacctcctatatatttgacctattctctacaattaaaggaggttcccttacagagttctgaaccctagcttttagtttatatttcccaagcatagtttagactagttttacattattttatttcaagcttggaatcttggattgaagttggatttgttatttatcagttaagtttctctttcctttatatttcttgcaatgtttatggttattaattattgctttgttttgtttactcccatcatgcgggagtagttcgtttatgggtttggattagggatccattgttaatcttgatgttcaattggtaattaattgcataaagggattgaatcttttacctagggtttatgttgatttggggatttctttctacttgttattgattgatggccacaattaattgctagtctaggagagggattcattacaacgaaagttggatggagacctcgagccttaccaatttcaacctaattttcctgctatgaaagtagaggtaattttgggggcttacaatgcttaggtgtttaaggttataattgatgcatcacgacagtggggcaattttagcctaattctcttattgattacgaaagtagccgagtagaattcttttgtgcattgtccatatatcccttggttaattattctttccctaatcctgagtttgttagaatatcaaggttacaatccccctaatctggcccatacctttatcatatagttttcaccttaatcaattgctttcttttattccacatcattcagtctttgttacttggattctataaattcatatactttagtgcctggtaattcacacagtttcgtgccataacaccaatcctcagcggaatgacattacaccctttttacactcatcatttgtgctcatcacttTTGTGTATTAATGAGAGTTATTGTATAAATTAGAGCACCCATATTTGCACTTAGCTATTTCACATACATCGGGAGGGGGCATTTTGgctaaagaattttattttgatttcttGTTCTTGCATGTGGTGACTACCTCACAGGAATGAATATATTCACTTACCTTATTTAGGTTGAAATTATGGGAGTAATTCCTCCcatttgtatatatgcaatCTTTCATAGTTCGTTGTTTAAAAGCAAATTAAGTATTTCATTATAGATTGatactaggtgattaaacaatTGACCCCCTAGAATCACACATTCGTTTTCTTGTATGCCCAAATTTGCTTACCTTAGCTTGTTTTTAATTTACTACTTTTTGATTGTATTGAATCATCTTTCATTTACGTTAGCATTAGCTTCTTGTGAATagattagtaactagtgcttatcTCCACTTTCCTGTGGATCAATACTCCGAATTACTCTGAgtatttgtttgttgttttgtaGTAAGAAtgttgattattataaataataaaagaatgatgggaaatttttgtaaataaagtaataattttactactatgtagtgtagaatttattttattttattttatttttaaaaaaaaaagtgttttccAAGTATTTAATTCCGTTGAAGACGAAATCCGTCCCCTATAACTATGAGGTCTTgagatttttctttttggacaTCATATCATAGAAaactataatttaattattttaattgataaatgttttaacaaatataattatttattttcttttacttatattgtaaaaatgaaaagaatatatatttttttaaaataaataggaATGAAACATTTGCCATACCAACCAAAAAAAACAGCAATTAAATTTGACcattatgttatgaaatttaCTAGGTCCGGAATCAAGATGTTCGTGCAGGAAATATACTTGAGTTGgagcttttattttattttttcaacaacagcaatataatacaatttggggcaaattatataaattatagactaggaataaatgtatatttttaatatactgaaggtacattatttgtgtactgaaagctagtttattattttgtagtatatcAAATACTACTAAATAATGCATCTTCATCACTCAAACAATTtacattcaaaaaataaaccttTAAggtattaaaaatgtttttaatttttttttgaagcaatacttttaatatactgTAATAAAActgtattttatgtttttttttttaaaaaaaaactatattttaTGTTAGTGAGACTCAATCTATgtctttctttttaaatttcaccATTGATTCCAAGTTGTTTATGCTTGcaacttttaattattttttttgaatgatatTTTAGATGCCTTAGCTTTTGGTGAATTAGAGTTTTAATTAcggtgtttcaaaaaaaaaaaaaaagagttttaattacGAGGCACGATAACCAACGAGGAATCCATGAAATGCTGCATTTAATTAATGGAGtcaatataataatgtatataaactTGTATAGTGTACATTAAGCGAGTTAGATGTGAACTCCCCAATTAGATCTATGCAATGACCAAGTAAaacatggatttttttttttcgtgaaGATAGAAATACGCTATAATTATTCAAAGGTGTGTACTAAATAAACTTCATTTATGTGTAATAGATTATAAACTTTACAAGAAATGTAACTACATAGTGCGACGAGAATCGACCAATAAAGTGttaatattaagaattaaaCTCGTGACATTCAGATACTAAAACCATACTTCATGTATCTACTTGATTACGTACCCCTTTCGTGCAAGTAAACATATATGGAAAGCCATTCATTTATATAACAACATGTTTAGTTCAAGGAATAGGCGAGAATAAAATTCCTGAGAACAATTCTATTCTATTGTTTGTTAATGTATTTTGTTCTCAAGAATATTGTTCTCGGTATTTGATTATTccgtagtagtagtagtatttTCTATAAAGATATTTAtagtcttttaaaaatatatgacgtatttcatatttattctgatttttaaaccaaccaaacactggaaaaacATGGTTTTTTAAAGTATATTCTTTTAGAAAATCAAATAATAGAGCATATAATACTAAGCAACCTGTTTTATTCATTacctattttttcaaaattcattccgaTGCACTATAATATTATTCAGTTGCTTCTCATCAGCTACCATTGGGCATCCACAAAACCTTTTATCCATACATTCCCTTTGTTCAATGTACAATTGGACTGACCATTATCGGATCAGatcaaataagtaaaataagacTCAAATTATAACTTCcagtaaaatataaaatttttaattttttttgtatttatattacatgtattttcattttactttttatttattaattaattgttgttacttttttttatattaattctaaacaattAGTACAAATCATATATTTCAAGCAACAGTATTGAACTTTTACTTAAATCGAAATTTAAATCatatgatgaatatatatatactctggATGGTACAAGTATCTTTTTTTAAGATTAGAGTTTAGggatattatattgttttcagAAAAAAGAGTTTAGGGATATTGATATACCCTaaactattaatatttaatttgtttatcttATAAGTTTTTTATTGTATATGTAATTGGCCTtggtatattttaatataccttaccttattatataataataagagacGACTTGGGATCATGTCATATTAATTATTGTACATTTTGTCAACTCTGAATTGTTGACTTTTCTATGGTAACTGGTAAGCGTGTGGACGTGTGGTAAGTAATATTATAATGCCATATAATTGCAAAACCCTAGGTCAAGAGAAATTAAACTTCGCCCCTAACCATCGTTTAAGGTGATCAAACATCATTtcccattttaattaattttgtatttctgCTAGCGAGGTCAACCCTACACTTTCGAACCTCCAAAgagcgcaaattatactgtggaccatgatcatagctgacactgcagttgtgttaaacggatactgtagttgtgttgaaaagatattgcagttgtgttgaaaggatactgtagttgcacggaacagaggtcgttcatctgttcaacacaactgcagtatccgttcaacacaattgcagtatcttttcaacacaactgcagtatccgttcaacacaactgcagttccagatggatgacacggcctctgttctgcGTAACTGTAGTTCCCTTTTaatacaactgcaatatcctttcaacgcaactgcagtatcaaccatgatccattgtggaccatggtccacggtataatgactGTCCAAAGAGGGCCTTATcaaaagtataataaataaCCCATGTGAGTATAGATGAAATTAGGAATGGATAGGacaaattttcttttaacttaACCAAAAGTTTTGATGGGTATGTGCATTTCACTATGCTTATTTTTTAATGGGTCACTCTGATTctcataaaaattaattagtgataattatttgaatattaacCATTTAATCACATCTATCGTAAGTTACATTGCCATTTGTCAAATTGAACAGGAACTAAACTCGGCCAATCCCATTGACACCCAATAGATTTTAGActatctcatcatcttgtcatTTTTTGAGATCCTAACCGGCATATGTAATAATATTAAGCTCTATATGGTTACCCAATACCCACTTACCCTTTTATCTCCTTCCCATTATAAGGTTTTGatcaaatgaaaaaagaaaaatatacgTATCTAAGGTATCTTTCAACGCAATTCGAGGGTTCAAATAATCCCGTTGAGAATTGACCTAATGCTCAATGGGAAGAGTTGAGTAATGAAAGTGGAGTCGGCTTCTTGTATTATaggcatggttgcagtaggcgctaggcgctagtcgggcggtaaaCTAGTGCCTAgtgcctaagcggtctaggcggcgcctaggtgGTATCTAGGCtgttctaggcggcgacctataaaaataaaaaattaattcatgtgtatgGGTgtttgtcatatattatattatatatattatatatatatatctcttacttctcttacttatataaatataataataaaattaacaaggccgactcgctcgagttaactcggttaACTCTGCCGATTTgagcgagttaactcggccaaattcggcctagtcggccgagttaggcggtCGGCGGCCTCCTAAGCGGTCGGCCACCCTAGGGaacaattcgcctcggtctaggagcgcctagtgcctagacGGGTGCCTAGGCGGTTTAGGCGGGAATTTTTGTAACAGTGATTATCGCACATATTGTGTTAAGAATTTGAAACTAACTGAGTACTCACAATTTACCCGTTCTAGGGAACATATGGTACTACTGAGAAGtagataaaataaatataacattaGTTGCTAGGCATAAGTGGGGCTttcagtttgtttttttttttttttttctacaccatatatatgtgatttattattaagcaaaaaaagaaaagaaagggaGTGAGTGTTAGGTTGTAGTGTACTAGTGTTGctgtttgtgtgtatatatataggcatcATGTGGGTAGCTTAGCTAGTGGCAATTAAGCAGCAGAGATAGATAATGGCAAGTAAAGAGACGACGACGGCCGAGCTTTACTTCGTGTTCATGAATCGCGACCCCGAATACGAGCGCCTTCGATCCAACAGGTTTAttcattccattttattttttatattttaatttccacgcccattaattatattatttactgaaaatataatataatggcaGTACAAAAAAGGGAAGCCATGAACTAGATCTGTACTTAAGCAAGAAACACGATGAGTTCTTAGCCACTACTTTGGAGCCTGGCACCTATAACAAGACACTCTCGCTCGCTATTGTTGATGCATTTGCTGTTCAAATTACTGACCATcaggttttttattttaaacaaaatttatctCTTATTTATTGTAAatatgattatataaacataaacatatatGCAGGCGAATGTGCTTAGATCAGCCAAGGAAGTGAGGGTTGTGGAGAAGAATCAAGAGCTTGCATAATCTGGGAGGGCAGAAGATAGATCTGAAACTGTACTGTGCCGGAGAAATTGCCCCCATAGGCTTTATCTCCCGGCCATTTTTATTAGTAGGATCGgaaatatgatatgatgatgataaGCCACATAGTTTATAGTTTAAACTAAATCCAAATAAATTaaggccattattattatatgtagcttaattattaaatattttaatatttgatgttagTTATGTTTTTATTAAAACCCTTGTTTTTGAgctcatttatttttctaatgtcATGTTTGGATGGAGAGAACTCGTAAAATGAGATTAATgtagtaaaaatgtaaaataacgAAAGAATGGCGATTGATTGAAAATCGAGTTAGATCGGAAAAAAATATTAGCTAGTTAATTAGTGGTGATGCAAGAATATATAATAGTGATTAAAAATTTGATGATATGAGTGCTTCATTGAGGTGGTGATGATCTACATAAATGTAgttaaataaaacttaaaaccaagctctctctctctttcttttcttttttaatgtatCTTGTATAGACGATAATGTACAAACTTATAAAATGTATTGCATTAGTTTTGGGATACAACACAACTTTttcaatcaattcaaaataaatttatattcttattCCGTCTTTACTAGTAGTCTGGTCTTATTATAACATTAGTGTACAAGCATTTAAGGGTCTGCAGGCCTGTTAAGACATGTCTTACGATTTATGTCTTTCACTAGTCTCGTGGTTATGTAGAGTGAATGAGTGATACATACATAGGAGGTGGGTGGGGGGTTGATgtgaaacaataataatgttcgATAGTAGTAGCTAGGGTATTGAGGTGCTACTAGCTGCACTTTATCTAGTTAAGGTTATAAAGCAGGATAGGAGAGTTGCTTGcaatgcttccatttttcaacaaaGTTTGATGCT from Ipomoea triloba cultivar NCNSP0323 chromosome 12, ASM357664v1 encodes the following:
- the LOC116000462 gene encoding subtilisin-like protease SBT2.4, giving the protein MASKETTTAELYFVFMNRDPEYERLRSNSTKKGSHELDLYLSKKHDEFLATTLEPGTYNKTLSLAIVDAFAVQITDHQANVLRSAKEVRVVEKNQELA